The genome window CATCATCGGTAATAATCGAATCCGAACAATCCTCAAAGAAATACTCACTTTCTTCTTCATACACATCCAGCCCCGCCGCGATCACCTTTCGAGTTTTCAGTGCCTCCACCAAATCCTCTGAATTAATAAGACCGCCGCGCGAAGTATTGATAATCATCACGCCGTCCTTCATCTTGGCAATGCTCTCCTTATTTATCATATGATAGCTTTCATCCGTCAAGGGGCAATGCAGGGAAATAATATCCGACTTGCAGAACAACTGGTCTAAATCAGTATATTCCACATTCAGCTTCGGGTTCGGGTACTTATCATATGCCAGCACCTTCATACCGAAACCCTTGACAATATCAATAAAGGCCTGTCCGATCCGGCCGGTACCGATAATGCCGGCAGTCTTGCCCCGCAGGTCAAAGCCCATCAGACCGTTGATGCTGAAGTTGTTTTCTCTCGTCCGGTTGTACGCCCGATGCGTTTGCCGGTTCAGGGTCAAAATCATGGCCATGGCGTGTTCGGCAATGGCATAAGGACTGTACGCCGGCACCCTGACAATATGAATCTTGCCGCTGGCCGTCCGGAAATCAACATTATTATAGCCGGCCGCTCTCATGGCAATCAGAGTAATGCCGTTGGCGACCAGCGCTTCAATCGTTTTGGTTCCCAAATCATCGTTGACAAAGGCACAAACCACGTCAAAGCCCTTGGCCAGAGGCGCGGTTTCTTCATTTAACTTATACTCAAAAAACTTAATCTTATAATTGTATTTTTCATTCAGCTCCGTAAAAAAGCGGACATCATAGGGCTTGGCATCAAACAGCGCAATCTTTAAATGCTCATTGGTCGTTTCCAATAACTCTCTTTTCTTTTCCATTTATTTTCCTTCCTATTACAATACTGTTTATAATACTGTTGCTGTTTCCGGTCTCCTGTTTTGCCCAACCTGATTCCTTACCGTTTTTGCTTTTCCGGCTTTTCGTTGCCTGCCGTGCACCCAAATAAACATCACTTTCCGCCTGCCCGCTGCTCAGCTAATTTACCTGGCCGCGCTCATCTGCCAGCAGATTGCCGCTGTCAGCCGCCGCCGTTGCCAGCTGGTCGCAGCGCTCGTTCTGCGGGTGCCCGTTATGCCCCCGCACCCATCTGTACTCAACTTTGTGCTCCTGCATCAGTTGGAGCAGCCGCTTCCATAAATCCTGATTTTTGACTTCTTCGTTTTTGCCCCTAATCCAGTTGTTTTTTTGCCAGGCCGCCACCCAGCCCTGGCCAAAAGCGTCAACAATATACTTGGAATCGGAAAAAACGGTCACCTCGCAGCCGGTTTTTAGCTCCTCCAAGCCTTTAATCACCGCCAAAAGCTCCATCCGGTTATTGGTCGTCTGCCGGTAACCAGCCGACAGTTCCCGCCGGTGGAGCTGGCCGCCGGCATCGACATATTCTAAAATACTGCCGTAGCCGCCGTTGCCGGGATTGCCCCGACAGGCTCCGTCGGTATATAATGTTATTTTTTTCATCCTTCGTCCTTTTCCGTCATTTCAATCCGGTTGCGAATCCGCTCCATCCGCTCGTCCAGTGCCGTAATGATATCGGCACATTCCCGCAGTTCCTCGGAAATCTCATCGGCATTCGGTAAATCTTTTTTGTAATGCAGTTTATGATCCAGGCTTGCCCAAAAGTCCATAGCAATCGTCCGAAACTGCACTTCTACCTTGATATTTTTCTTACCGGTGGATAAAAAAATCGGAATCTCCATGATCAGATGCAGGCTCCGATAGCCGTTCGGCTTGGGATGAACGATGTAGTCCTTTTTCATCAACAGCCGAACGTCGTCCTGCTGGATCAAAAGATTGGCCAGACTATAAATGTCGTCAATAAAAGAACAGATAATTCGGATTCCCGCCACGTCAAATAAGTTTTCCTCAATGCTTTCCAGCGTTGTCGGAAAGCCCTTGCGCCGCAGTTTTTCCATAATACTGAGCGGCTGCTTGACCCGGGTTTTAATCGACTCAAATGGATTTCGATTGTGCTGAATCGAAAATTCCTCATTTAATATCTTCAGCTTTGTTTCCATTTCCAGTAATGCCGATTCGTATTGAAGCATTAAGTTCATAAACGGCCCCGCCTGCTCCCATAAAACCTGCGGATCCTGTAAATTAGCGACATCGGCTAAACTAAATTTCTCCATTTTCTCTTTCCTCTCCGGCATGGTCTTTCTTCTTATTTAAGAGTAATGAAATCTGACCGCAACCGACCATAGGCATAAAAATGATTTGCCCAATACGGATCGGACAGCGGAGTAATCTGCACCTGATTGCCGGCAGCATGAATGATTTGACCGTTTCCGATATAAATAGCAGAATGGGTGACCGTTGCTCTGGTTGAATAAGTACGGGTAAAAAAGACCAGATCCCCGACCTTTAAATCTGCCGCCGCAACCGGCTCACACAACGCAAACAGCGACTGTGAAGAACCTCTGGTATAAGAAGCCGTCCCCGAAGTGGTCAGCACCCAATGGACAAAACCGGAACAGTCAAAAGCATTCGGCCCGGCCGCTCCGCCGACATACGGCATTCCCAAACGGGACTTAGCCAGTTCCAGCAAGGAAGTCTGGTGACTCGTCCAATCCTGCTGCTGCGCCTGCTCCGCCAAATATTTTAAAAACTCCTCGACAAACTTGGCTTCTGACACCATCCGTTCCGGCAGCTTAATCTTCTGCAATATTCTGTCATTTTTTTGATAAATAAACAGCGAAGAAGTTTCCGGCAGCCATTGATAGGGAATATCCAACGCTGTCAGCACCTCGGCAATCGGAACAGCAACGCCGCTGCCCGGGACAACATCCGGCGAGATATCGGCCGCCGTTTCGCCCTTATAGTAAATCTTATTTTCCGGCAGAGAAATACGCAGCGTATTGCCTCGCCACATCAAAATCGCCGAAAAATCCTGTAAGTTCCAGGTAATCGGCAAACCACATGCTTCTTCCATCAGTGACAACGGCACATAGGTTCGGCCGTCACGAATGTACGGCCCCCAAGCTGCTGTTCTCACTTCTCCGTCCGCCAGATATTCCGTTTCATCAACCGCCAGATAAAGGCTGTTAATGGGGCTGTCTACTGCCAATTCTTTTCTGATTTCCGCATTCCGGGAAAGATGTTCTTTGGTCATCGCCTGCACCGGAGATGCACTGCCCAAGGCCAGCACCGCCGCCGCTATCATCAAATATTTTTTCAAAACTGCCTCCGCTCTCTCTTCATCCAAATTATTATCGCGATCCGATTAGAGCACAATTCAGTGAAATTGCACTGTTTTTTAACCATATCCTTATTTATTATATCAAAAAAGCCGGATAAATCAAGTTAAAGTTTTTTTGGTTTTTTTTAAAGTATTTTATACTCCTTCTTTTAATTGGCTCTTTCTTTCCACTCCAGGAATTCCTCAAAGCTTCCGGTATAATCAATACATCTGCTTTCTCCCGGCATCGGCAGCTCAATGATACGATTGGCAATGGTATCGATCAATTGATGATCATGAGTGCATAGCAGGACATTCCCCTTAAACGCCTCCAAGCCGTCGGTCAGCGCGGCAATGCTTTCCAAATCAAGATGATTGGTCGGCTGATCCAGAAGTACCACATTGGCACTGCTCATCATCATTCGGCTGAACATACAGCGTACTTTTTCACCTCCCGAAAGAACTTTTACCGGCTTAAAGACTTCATCGCCCGAGAAAATCATCCTGCCCAAAAAGCCACGCAAATAGGTTTCCGTCGGCTCCGGCGCATATTGGCGAATCCATTCCAAGATATTGAAGTCACAGTTTTCAAAATATTCGGTATTATCTTTGGGAAAATAGCTCTGGCTGGTGGAAACACCCCATTTAAAGCTTCCTTCATCCGCCTCAAGCTCACCTGCCAAGATTTGCATCAGTACAGTTTGCCCAAGCTCATTATCTCCGACAAAGGCAATCTTATCTCCCTTTGCCATGGTGAAGCTGACATTATCCAAAACCTTTACTCCGTGGACGGTCTTACTGATACTATCCACAGTCAAAATATCTTTTCCTGCTTCTCTTTCCGGCGTAAACTGAATAAATGGATATCTGCGGCTGGATGCCGGCATATCTTCTACCTGAATCGAGTCCAAAATCTTTTTTCTGCTGGTTGCTTGTTTGGACTTGGAACGATTGGCAGAAAAGCGCTGAATAAAGGCTTGCAGCTCTTTAATCACTTCTTCTCTCTTTTTCGCCTGATTGCGCAGCAGTTGCTGCATCAATCGGGAAGATTCATACCAAAAATCGTAGTTACCGGCATACATCTTGACTTGACCGTAATCAATATCGACAATATGGGTACAAACCGCATTTAAAAAGTGGCGATCATGGCTGACTACAATTACCGTACCGGCATAGTCCATCAGAAAGTTTTCCAGCCAAGCAATGCTGTTTAAGTCCAGTCCATTGGTCGGCTCGTCGAGTAAAATAACACTGGGATTACCAAAAAGCGCCTTTGCCAAAAGAACTTTTACTTTTTGTTTTCCGGTCAACTCGGACATATAGCTATGGTAGTCCACATCGGTCAATCCCAATCCCCGAAGCAATGCCGCCGCTTCATCTTCCGCTTCCCAGCCGCCCATTTCCGAAAACTTTTCTTCCAGTTCCGCCACTTTTTCTCCATCTTCCGTAGAAAAATCTTCTTTGCTGTAAAGCCTTTCTTTTTCTTTTATGATTTCGTACATTTGCGGATTGCCCATTAAGACGGTTTCCATAATCGGCTTGTCATCATATTTGAAATGATCCTGCTCCAATACGCTCAAACGGCAGCCTTGCTTTAAAGAAACTGTACCGGTGGTTGGCTCCATTGCGCCATACAATACTTTCAACAGCGTCGATTTTCCTGACCCGTTGGCTCCGATAATTCCATAGCAATTGCCCTCTGTAAACTTTAAATCAACCTCTTTATAAAGTGTTGTTCCGGCAAACTGCAAACTCACATCTGTAACTTGTAACATTCTTTTCCTCCTAATTGTGTCCTAAACGGCATTCCATTCTTTTCTCCTTCAGTGAAAGGAAAGCCTGCATGTGATTATATCAGAGCTTGAATTTTTGTCAATAAAAGAATCGTCCAAAGACTGTGGTATCAGCAAAAAAGAGCTGCTAAAAACAGCAGCTCTGGCACTCCCAAAATATGACAGGCTTATCTTTAAATGCCCCTAAACACACTTTATAAATTAAATTCAACAATTTCACCTAACTTCGGATTATATCCGGTCACTGCCTGAATCATCATGCTATGACCGACCACAATGACCTTATCATATTGGCTGTATTTTTCCAGGACTTTACACACCCGCTCTGCCATTAACTGTCGGCTTTCCCAGTTCCTGTCCTGACCGGGCGGATAATCACCATTTAAACTAAAATATTCGGCACAGGCCAACTCCGCTCTGCTGTCTTCTTCATACATGTAATTCTTATTGGCCAGCCATTCATGCAAATCGGTTTCTACTTCCAATTTCACATTTAATTTTCTGGATAAAATCGCCGCTGATTGCAAAGCTCTGGTATATGGTGAACTAATAATCAAATCGGCATCCTGCAGGCGTTCATCCTTGGCGGTTTGTTTTATTTGCTTTTTCCCTTTCTCAGCCAAAGA of Lachnospiraceae bacterium oral taxon 500 contains these proteins:
- a CDS encoding hydroxyacid dehydrogenase, with amino-acid sequence MEKKRELLETTNEHLKIALFDAKPYDVRFFTELNEKYNYKIKFFEYKLNEETAPLAKGFDVVCAFVNDDLGTKTIEALVANGITLIAMRAAGYNNVDFRTASGKIHIVRVPAYSPYAIAEHAMAMILTLNRQTHRAYNRTRENNFSINGLMGFDLRGKTAGIIGTGRIGQAFIDIVKGFGMKVLAYDKYPNPKLNVEYTDLDQLFCKSDIISLHCPLTDESYHMINKESIAKMKDGVMIINTSRGGLINSEDLVEALKTRKVIAAGLDVYEEESEYFFEDCSDSIITDDVLARLLSLNNVLVTSHQAFFTREALTNIAEQTLENIRRFFTIGEDIINEVLAECDENGNWTVVTK
- a CDS encoding ABC transporter ATP-binding protein, which produces MLQVTDVSLQFAGTTLYKEVDLKFTEGNCYGIIGANGSGKSTLLKVLYGAMEPTTGTVSLKQGCRLSVLEQDHFKYDDKPIMETVLMGNPQMYEIIKEKERLYSKEDFSTEDGEKVAELEEKFSEMGGWEAEDEAAALLRGLGLTDVDYHSYMSELTGKQKVKVLLAKALFGNPSVILLDEPTNGLDLNSIAWLENFLMDYAGTVIVVSHDRHFLNAVCTHIVDIDYGQVKMYAGNYDFWYESSRLMQQLLRNQAKKREEVIKELQAFIQRFSANRSKSKQATSRKKILDSIQVEDMPASSRRYPFIQFTPEREAGKDILTVDSISKTVHGVKVLDNVSFTMAKGDKIAFVGDNELGQTVLMQILAGELEADEGSFKWGVSTSQSYFPKDNTEYFENCDFNILEWIRQYAPEPTETYLRGFLGRMIFSGDEVFKPVKVLSGGEKVRCMFSRMMMSSANVVLLDQPTNHLDLESIAALTDGLEAFKGNVLLCTHDHQLIDTIANRIIELPMPGESRCIDYTGSFEEFLEWKERAN
- a CDS encoding ribonuclease HI, which encodes MKKITLYTDGACRGNPGNGGYGSILEYVDAGGQLHRRELSAGYRQTTNNRMELLAVIKGLEELKTGCEVTVFSDSKYIVDAFGQGWVAAWQKNNWIRGKNEEVKNQDLWKRLLQLMQEHKVEYRWVRGHNGHPQNERCDQLATAAADSGNLLADERGQVN
- a CDS encoding GTP pyrophosphokinase, yielding MEKFSLADVANLQDPQVLWEQAGPFMNLMLQYESALLEMETKLKILNEEFSIQHNRNPFESIKTRVKQPLSIMEKLRRKGFPTTLESIEENLFDVAGIRIICSFIDDIYSLANLLIQQDDVRLLMKKDYIVHPKPNGYRSLHLIMEIPIFLSTGKKNIKVEVQFRTIAMDFWASLDHKLHYKKDLPNADEISEELRECADIITALDERMERIRNRIEMTEKDEG
- a CDS encoding histidine phosphatase family protein, with the translated sequence MFYFVRHGKTDYSEHNQKIYQGYGVNLASLAEKGKKQIKQTAKDERLQDADLIISSPYTRALQSAAILSRKLNVKLEVETDLHEWLANKNYMYEEDSRAELACAEYFSLNGDYPPGQDRNWESRQLMAERVCKVLEKYSQYDKVIVVGHSMMIQAVTGYNPKLGEIVEFNL